Proteins from a single region of Hordeum vulgare subsp. vulgare chromosome 6H, MorexV3_pseudomolecules_assembly, whole genome shotgun sequence:
- the LOC123403434 gene encoding probable thiamine biosynthetic bifunctional enzyme, chloroplastic produces the protein MSSAPPPPFLRLHPHSSISSFSSPRLPHLSPRTRPWRLAAAREMPWPHVLTVAGSDSSAGAGIQADVKACAALGAYCSSVITAVTAQNTAGVQGVHLVPEELIREQLKSVLSDMSVDVVKTGMLPSAGIIQILCESLRKFPVKALVVDPVMVSTSGDSLSDPSTLTNYRDELFAMADIVTPNVKEASKLLGGVSLHTISDMRDAAESIYKLGPRYVLVKGGDMPDSSEAIDVLYDGKEFVELRGHRIKTRNTHGTGCTLASSIAAELAKGSSMLNAVQVAKNFVESALHHSKDLVIGNGPQGPFDHLFRLKRPPYNIGSQQRFNPDSLFLYAVTDSRMNKKWGHSIEDAVKAAIEGGATIVQLREKDIESRAFLEAAKACMEICKSSGVSLLINDRVDIALACNADGVHVGQSDISAREVRELLGPGKIIGVSCKTPAQAEQAWRDGADYLGCGGVFPTTTKANNPTLGFEGLKAVCLASKLPVVAIGGINTTNAGSVMELRLPNLKGVAVVSALFDRECVSTETRNLRSILTSVRCLA, from the exons ATGTCGTCCGCACCACCGCCGCCATTCCTCCGCCTGCACCCGCACTCTTCTATCTCTTCCTTCTCATCCCCACGGCTTCCGCACCTTTCCCCACGAACCCGCCCGTGGAGGCTCGCCGCGGCGCGCGAGATGCCGTGGCCGCATGTGCTCACGGTGGCGGGCTCCGACTCCAGCGCCGGCGCCGGCATCCAGGCCGACGTTAAGGCCTGCGCCGCCCTGGGGGCATACTGCTCCTCCGTCATCACTGCCGTCACCGCCCAGAACACTGCCGGCGTCCAG GGGGTTCATCTTGTGCCGGAGGAATTAATCCGGGAGCAGCTCAAATCGGTTCTTTCGGATATGTCGGTGGACGTG GTGAAAACAGGAATGCTCCCTTCGGCTGGAATAATTCAAATTCTGTGTGAGAGTCTCCGGAAGTTTCCAGTCAAAG CTTTAGTGGTGGATCCAGTTATGGTGTCTACAAGTGGAGATAGTCTTTCAGATCCATCTACTCTCACTAACTATAG GGATGAATTATTTGCCATGGCCGATATAGTCACCCCAAATGTGAAAGAAGCGTCAAAATTACTTGGGGGTGTATCATTGCACACAATCTCCGACATGCGTGATGCAGCAGAATCCATTTACAAACTTGGTCCAAG ATATGTACTTGTGAAAGGCGGGGACATGCCAGATTCGTCAGAAGCTATTGACGTATTGTATGATG GTAAGGAATTCGTCGAGCTTCGTGGGCATCGTATAAAGACCCGCAACACACACGGAACTGGTTGCACTTTAGCTTCATCTATAGCGGCCGAATTAGCAAAAGGTTCAAGTATGCTGAATGCTGTCCAG GTGGCGAAGAACTTTGTTGAATCGGCTCTTCATCACAGTAAAGACCTTGTCATTGGAAATGGACCTCAAGGCCCTTTTGATCACCTTTTCAGGCTCAAGCGTCCTCCATACAATATTGGATCACAGCAAAGGTTCAATCCAGACAGCCTCTTCCTGTATGCAGTGACAGACTCTAGGATGAACAAAAAGTGGGGTCATTCAATAGAAGATGCTGTGAAAGCTGCAATTGAAGGAGGCGCCACCATTGTCCAACTGAG AGAAAAGGACATTGAATCACGAGCATTCCTGGAGGCTGCCAAGGCTTGCATGGAGATTTGCAAGTCAAGTGGAGTGTCGCTGCTGATCAACGACCGTGTAGACATTGCCCTGGCGTGCAATGCTGACGGTGTCCATGTTGGCCAATCAGACATTTCAGCACGGGAGGTTCGGGAGCTCCTAGGACCGGGTAAAATCATCGGTGTCTCGTGCAAGACCCCTGCTCAAGCCGAGCAGGCTTGGAGAGACGGGGCGGACTACCTCGGCTGCGGCGGCGTCTTCCCAACCACGACGAAGGCGAACAATCCCACCTTGGGATTTGAAGGGCTGAAGGCTGTCTGCCTGGCTTCAAAGTTGCCTGTGGTTGCCATTGGTGGCATCAACACAACAAATGCAGGTTCGGTGATGGAACTCCGCCTCCCCAATCTCAAAGGCGTCGCCGTGGTCTCTGCTTTGTTCGACCGTGAATGCGTCTCGACTGAGACAAGAAACCTCAGATCGATCTTGACGAGTGTGCGGTGCTTGGCTTAG